The following proteins are encoded in a genomic region of Nicotiana sylvestris chromosome 4, ASM39365v2, whole genome shotgun sequence:
- the LOC138889871 gene encoding uncharacterized protein, whose amino-acid sequence MSKILANSSSSSSSDNAANLNNHLMREICEQFKIAYQNSTPYWPKANGAVEAANKNIKKILRKLIQSSRQWHEKLLFALLGYRTTVRTSVGATPYLLVCGTKAVIPAEVEIPSLQIFIEAEIEDNEWVKTRLEHLTLIDEKRMAAVCHGQFDQQTMASAYNKKVRPRNFEVGQVILRRILPHHKEVKGKFAPNWKGPYIIRKLLPRGALYLGDIEENDPETVVNADAVKRYYV is encoded by the exons ATGTCAAAGATCTTAGCAAACAGTTCAAGTTcgtcgagttcag ataatgctgcaaacttgaacaATCATTTGATGAGAGagatatgcgaacaatttaagatcGCGTATCAGAATTCTACCCCTTATTGGCCCAAAGCCAACGGtgctgttgaagcagcaaacaagaacatcaagaagattcttagaaaattgattcaaagttctagacaatggcatgaaaagttgttgtttgcattgttgggatatcgcacaactGTGCGCACATCAGTTGGAGCAACACCCTATCTATTGGTTTGTGGCACTAAAGccgtgatacccgcagaagttgaaattccatctctcCAAATCTTCattgaagctgagattgaggataatgagtgggtcaagacccgtctagaacatctaaccctgattgatgaaaagcgaatggctgcaGTTTGCCACGGGCAATTCGATCAACAAACAATGGCcagtgcctacaacaagaaagtgcggcctaggaattttgaagtggggcaagTCATTCTAAGACGTATTCTCCCGCATCACAAGGAAgtaaaaggaaagtttgctccaaactggaagggtccatacattataagaaaattgcTACCAAGGGGGGCGTTGtacttgggagacattgaagAAAATGACCCTGAAACAGTTGTCAATGCAGACGCGGTCAAAAGGTATTACGTTTAA
- the LOC138889870 gene encoding uncharacterized protein, whose product MKSMKQSLKNIQGLSGQKSVSNADLCMLPHVHLPISFKTPKFETYDGHGDPIAHLKRYCNQLRGAGEKEELLMAYFGVSLVGIASKWYMDQDISHWSIWDDLARDIVKQFQYNVDIAPDRKSLSNLKKTSSENFREYTVKWHKQAARVKPLMDETDMASVFLQAQKADYFQNMMFAMGKPFAEMVENGLKTSCILSQSAIRATFQAIQRGSGGAASRKKKEEVEMAASSLRNPRQPRGYFPPNTPQHYYPHQDVAYAMTPQS is encoded by the coding sequence ATGAAAAGCATGAAACAAAGCCTCAAGAATATACAAGGCTTAAGTGGCCAGAAAAGTGTTTCCAATGCTGACTTGTGCATGTTACCGCATGTTCATCTGCCCATCAGTTTTAAGACTCCCAAGTTTGAAACATATGACGGACATGGGGACCCCATAGCTCACctaaaaaggtattgcaatcagttGAGGGGAGCGGGTGAAAAAGAAGAGCTCCTAATGGCTTACTTCGGGGTAAGTCTAGTTGGAATTGCATCcaaatggtatatggaccaagacatctcCCACTGGAGCATATGGGATGACTTGGCCCGAGACATTGTTAAACAGTTCCAGTACAATGTGGACATAGCTCCGGATAGAAAATCTTTATCTAATCTCAAGAAAACGTCTTCAGAGAACTTCCGGGAGTACACCGTCAAGTGGCATAAACAAGCTGCCAGGGTGAAACCCCTAATGGATGAGACCGATATGGCCAGTGTCTTCCTGCAAGCCCAAAAGGCTGattacttccaaaatatgatgttcGCTATGGGCAAGCCATTTGcggaaatggtagagaatggtttgaaaacgagTTGTATCCTGAGCCAGTCGGCTATAAGAGCTACATTTCAAGCAATCCAGAGGGGGTCAGGGGGCGCGGCAAGccggaaaaagaaagaagaagtggaaATGGCGGCTTCAAGTCTAAGAAACCCACGTCAGCCCCGAGGTTACTTCCCTCCAAACACCCCGCAACATTATTATCCTCACCAGGATGTGGCTTATGCTATGACTCCTCAGTCTTAG